Genomic segment of Dromiciops gliroides isolate mDroGli1 chromosome 3, mDroGli1.pri, whole genome shotgun sequence:
tttacatgtaactggaaaacgataaaatacttttatgataacaacaacaacaacaaaaacttaacATGTTCAAAACCAAATTTGTTTTCCTCCCCAGATAATCTCTCATCTTCCTTCTCACTGTCAATAGTTTCCATTTGCCTACCACTTGCCTAGGCTTGGAAACTGAAAACTGGGGAGTCAATTTTGTTCTCTAAAATCAATAATGGGTACTAAGCACCTCACTCAACTGCGTGAGATATGAATGTTATTAGATTCTGATAAGATACTGTCATCTTTACATCCACTGACCTGTTGTCTCCTTTTTGATCTTACTAACCTAGTTACTCATCAATTGAAACTAATGAACCTGGTTCCTCAAAAGTCTCTCCAATTCCAAGCCATCCCCAACAATATGTTCCTGACTATGTTACCCTATCCCCAAATCTCCATTGATTCCCCATTAACCATAAAGCCCATTTTTCCAGGCATTCAAGGCTATCCCCTTGAGCCTTGTCTTCCACTATTCTCCTTTCAGGCCCGCTAAATTCTGCTAAATTAGATGGCTTATCCCTTAGTTTTCTCACTTTTGCTCAACCTGTAATGCTTTCCTTCTCCACCTGTTAAAATCTTGCCAAGTATCtttcaatttaaaaatcaaacaccTTCCCCATGATAATACTTCACACTGGGTCTGGCAAGAGTTTATCAAGTGCAGCTATATGGACAGacatagggactggacctgtgatctcaCGTGTAAAGAGAAAGGAACTATCACTTCTGGGTGAGAAACTAACTAAAGGaaatgtaagtatgtatgtatatatgtatgctcTCCTTGGATGAAGACAACAGTCACAGGGAACAAATATTctactttcttttatatatttaagaaaaggCGTTTTAGAGAAGTAATAAGCTTCAGGCAAGTGGCCTGCAGAGCTGGAACAAGAATGGAGGGCATCCAATTGTCAGTCTAATGCCCTTCTTAGTAGTTTTCATCCATGAGTTTGTCCCTGAGCCTTCCCACCCATGAGCCAGTGCTTCCACAGCACTTtgcacacgcatacacacaccaGCTTACAAAATCTCTTCTATCTTCCCTAACACACATTTGTGCATAAATGCtccaatttttaatctcttttattGCTGACATTTAGATAGctacttgaaggtttgcaaaacacttgacaAACTTTACTTGTTTGTTCCCTACAACAAGCCTCTGAACTAAGgatattaccctcattttacagatgatcaaactgaggcacagagagattatgaCTTCCCTATGGTCACAGCGGtggtaagtgtttgaagcaggattcaaaatcAGATCACATATGATTTCAAGTCCCCCACACCATTCTGGTCCTTAACACAGAACACTGGGTCTTGAAATGCCagggagaggcagctagggggcacagtagacagtgtggagtcaggaggacctgggtttaaatccagcctcagacatttgacacttaactagctgtataaccctggggaagtcacttaaccccaattaccttgcctccccccgcccccccaaggtGCCAGGAAGAAAAGGTAGAACCCTAAGAAAGGTCTCTTTCAGATGGCTGTGCTCCTGGTGTTGTTTGTTGACCTTTGCTTGTTCACAATCAATTATCACCAGCTTATTCCAAGGGCCTCCACTTATTTTCTTGTAAATCTTATTTGACTTCTGCAGGCCTCCCCTCAAGAAAATATGTCCAAGTACCCAACTTATTACTTACTATCCCTATGCCAATGAATATCCATTCCAGGCTAGAGCCTCtctcaataattaaaaaaaaaatcacaaagaattcattttaaaaaacaaacacttcaTAAAGGGCAGCTGGCATCTACAGAGGCAGAGTGGCATAGCAGATCttgagagctggccttgaagccagggtGACCTGGATTGAAGTCCTCCATTTATTGACATGGGCAAGTTCCTCAGTCTCTCAGTGATCTAGATCAGAGGGGCCCAACTGGAAAGCAGTGGGCTCCCCCGACCAGAAGAAAtctaactgggaaatgtttaatggaATAAATATACAGTGTAACATCATATCaaattgtggttttctaagtcaatatgtagacACAGGTATctgttctatttgagtttgatgccaatGCTCTAGACAACTCTACCATATGCTGCAGCAAAAGTGCTCAATTAcactggcagagggagtttcctctaataatgaaatcacagatcaatcTCCTATTCCTATccttctgtgccaggcactgtgggtGAAACAAAGAGAAACCGGACCAAATTGTAGCCCACTGGGGCTTTAAATTAAAGAAGAACAGTCAAGAAAAGTCTGCAGCCATCAAAAAAGCTCAATCAAAAAATAATTCATGATTTAGAGTCAGTGTGatacaacaaaaaaaagcaatggaTTGGGAGTCAAAGACTTCATGCTCCCAGCCCATCTCAGCTACCTGACAGCTGGGTAGCCTTGAGCAAAATGTGGAAAACAAAGAATTTGGACCCTTTGACTCTCTACTTTCTGTTATTGTCCTAAGCTACAAACTCAGCCCCTACTCCCACAAGTTCacatttctttcattgtttttctgtttcagaCCCCATTAATATTAAGTAATATTGAAGTTTACTAATATTATTCTAGATTAATAACTGCACTTTAGCGTTAGAAAACCACTTTACATTACTTCGTTTGGCTCTCACAACAAACCCATCAAATTGTACCTATTATTACTCTGATTTTATACAAGAGCTGAAGCCGAAATatgggaagtgactttcccaaaagtTACAGCTAGAAGCTGAGGGAGGGCTGgaatccaagcccagcattcaATCAATGATGCCTCCATGCCTAAGACTGTAAACTACTTGAAGACAGAGGCTGTGTCTTTTCTATCTCTGTATGCTCAAGAACTCCATGCAGAACACAGAGTAGAcatttaatagtaataatagttgaCAATTAGTTAGTGCCATAAGGTTTGTTAAGTACTTGACATGtataatctcatttgaccctaaaaagcctgtgattcttttttaaacatgaggaaactaagaaaagtgaaataacctgctcagggttacatagatGGGTTAAGTGTCAAGGAGGATTCAAATCCACGTCTTCTTGTGTTTTGCAcacaatatatatttgttgactgaATTTACTCATTCTTCATCTCTAATCTCCAGCTCCAGaaagatagagagctggcctccagtgaggaagacctaagctCCCATTCCAACTTTTGATGTTTATTGggtgtgtaactctggacaagtcacttaacctctcagtgacccaGAAACAAcatcactctttttttgtgtgtgtgaggcaattggggttaagtgacttgcccagggtcacacagctagtgtcaagtgtctcaggatggatttgaactcaggtcctcctgaatccggggccggtgctctatccactgtgccacctagctgccccaacaacatcACTCTTAAGTCCCAAGTCAGGCACAGAGAGAATTCCCTTCCCCTAAATAAAGTTACAACCCGCCCCCGAACAGCTTTCTCACCCCTAAGTCCAGGTCTGCCCTCCCTAATCACTGGTCCAACAGCCCTCCCCTTCGGAACCTTATCCGGAAAGTCGCCCTCCCTAGAAAGCCCTGGCTTTGCCATCCGTCACTGGGGTCGAGGgcggagggaagggaaggaggggaaggggggtttcctctcctccccatcagCCCCGGGGGGAGAGCAGTGGCAGTCACTGATGCACACAAAGTGGACCACAGGCAAACTACAATTTTGTGTCATGGGGCTGGGGTCCCTCTCTATCCCCCAGGGCCTCCAGGTCTCAGCTAGAATCCTACCTTCTACGAGATTCTGCCTCATCTCCCTGCCTCCCAAGACCCCCGCCCCCCATCCTGTCTCTCTCTAGTAGATAACTAGTGGATCTGATGCGCCTGCGGGCTCCGTGAGAGCAGACACtcgcctttttctttctttctgcctggCATACTgcaagcacctaataaatgcctgCGGACAGCTTGGCTAGGCCCGGACTTTTCCACGTGCCACCGGCTGTCACCCGGGGTCAGGGATCTCGGGGTGGCTACGTGTACCTATAGCTGGCCCAGCCccggggaggggagggcagagggagggtCCAGAGCCCCGGCcccgctcccctcccctcccctccctcaccccccgcCCACCTCCAGCCCTCGGAGCGACGCTCCCACGGGCCTCACTTCCGAGTGCCACGCGACACGGGGCCGGGGGGGCGGCCTCCGAGCGCCGGCGGCAGCGACCACGCGGGCGGGCGGCCCGACCCCTAAAGGGCCTTCAGCCGGAGCCCCAGCGGCCGCGTGCCCGCGGCCCCCGAGTCTCCCAGCCGCTCAGGACCCACCTGCCAGCAGCGGGGTGGAGGGCGCCATCTTGTCCCGGAAAGAGATCTCCTTCCGTCCGGCGTCCGGGTCAGAGTTCACGAGGCCGGGGGCCGGCCCCTACGGGACCTACACGTCTTCGCTGCAGCGGAGGCGACGACGTGGTTCTTCCGGCGCGAAGGGGCGGGCGGGAGGCGGGGCGGCCCCTGATAGGTCGGGGTGGAGCGCGGGGAGGCCCCGCCCCCGGCGGGCTCCTAGGCCGCCTGCGCACTTCCACGGGGCGGAGCCTCCCTAGTGCTGACGTTGGCAGACGGACACCCCGAAGCAGCGCGGAGCCGCCTCTACAAATTCCACCCGTTTCGCCtagcttcccctttctcctccggAGCTTCGGCCGCGAGCGAGCCAGCGATACTCTTCCCCGAAGGCGCGGCCGCCGCTGACAGCGCACGGACGGCCTCCCTTCCGTGCCCCGGCGCGGCTCTCGCGGTGACAGCCGGAGCGGCGCGCCCCACCCCCCACCGCAGCGCGCACGCGCAGGCTCCCAGGCTCGCCAGCGGCCAGCCGGAGCTCGCGCCCGGGGCCCCGTCTATTGAGCGCGGCCGAgcgaggcggcggcggcggcggcagcggtaGCGGCGGCGGCCccggcggggcggggcggggcggcggcggcggcggaggcaCCGGCCTCGGGCGGGCGCAGCGAGCCAAGATGGTCGCCAAGCAGCGGATCCGTATGGCCAACGAGAAACACAGCAAGAACATCACTCAGCGCGGCAACGTCGCCAAGACGTCGGTGAGGCCGCCGGCCCGGGCGGGGGGCGAGCGGGTGGGGGGCGGCGGGCGGGGTGGCCCCGGGCCGGGGCGCCACTAACGCCGCGGCTTCTCCCCTTGCAGAGGAACGCCCCCGAGGAGAAGGCGTCCGTAGGGCCCTGGTTGTTGGCGCTCTTCATTTTTGTGGTTTGTGGCTCGGGTAAGTGTCGCCCGTGGGCCCTGCCGGCGACGGCATTCGTGTCCGCGGGGGATGGGGGGAGCAGCCCGGCCAGGGCTCGGGAGCCCCGCGGGATCGTGACATCCTGCTGCCGTGACAGGCGAGCGTGAATTTAGGGGAAGGGCAGCGAGGGGGATCTGGAGTCACCTCCGGCTGTCACCTCCAACcgtcgggggggggggcagcgctGACCTCACCGCCTGTCGCGATGGCCAGTCGCGATGGGTCACCCGCTTCGCCGCCCTCGGAGGATCAGAGAGAGGGTGTTGGGCAGCCCGCTCgcttccgggggggggggggctgggggctgggggctttGTGCTGGTCTGACCTAATGCTAATCTCGGTGTCAGCAGTGATGAGGGAGCTAGCCTCGGTGGAAGCGGTCAGCTCCGCCTCCGTGGatctgtagtagtagtagcagcattTCCCTAGGAAGAGGCAGCAGCCAAGCCCTTTTATGTAATCTAAGGATGATGAAAGAGTCCGGGTTGAATTTTCAGCCCACCGCTACACTCGGCTAAGCTCTAAGGTGTACCGTCTTACTGGGCAAGCTGACGTCACTCTAAACTACAAATCTCCACATTCTTGCGGATCgccttgtttctttttgtattccttaaTACTGAATTTTTTGAGgccaaatggaattttaaaattggaggatttagacctggaaagggcTTTGAGAGATTTCAGTGCAACGTcgtaccccctccccccaacacacacacacatattttacaGGTAAAGCTACTCAATCAGAGGAAAATGGAGCAATTTGGCCAGTACCTCAGTCAGGTTTGGACACTGGGTCCTGGGTGTTCTTTACTTTCACCTGCCTTTCATACAATTTAAAGAACCTAAGATTTTTGTGAAAGTTCACTTAATGGGAGTATGTAATTTGTATTCCCTTCTAATTCGAACCAGCATCATTCTGTAATGATAAATGAAACTTGAGGCTTAGGGGTGCTTTGGGAGAAATTAGACTGCCTCAGGTGAACATAAATTGTTTCTAAGGTTTGTTTTAAAGCACTGTTTTAATACTTACCTCTTCTCCTTACAGCAATTTTCCAGATTATTCAGAGTATCAGGATGGGCATGTGAAGTGACTGACCTTAAGATGTTTTCATTCTCCTGTGAATTATAACTTGAACTCATTCCTGATGTTTGATACCCTGGTTTAAAAAACAGTTCAGTAAAGCATCCTGCCTCAGAATGACTCTTCATGTCATCCGTCATGTGTCATTCCAAGGTTTCTTCACAAGTCATTCCAAGTTTTATAGTTCATACCACAGTGCCTTGAAAAGCACCACATGTATAAAGCAATAAAATTTGATTGTTGATCTACAATCGTGGACCCGACTTATTCAGTCAAGTATAAATTCTTGTTTTATGTGATTCTGAAAACTGTATGCAGTATAGATACCTAGACTAAATCTGTATAGACAAAAgatctttgatttttgtttgccCTTTAATGTATAAATGCAGTTAGTCTTAATTTAAAATTTGGAAATTGTATAGCAGCTAGGCACTTTATTGCTGTCTTGTGAATTGAAAGCACACTCATTAGGTAAACTTAGCAGTGCTGTAATATGGTGCTTATAAATGGAACATCTAGATTTAGTTAGCCTAGTTTCCCTGCAGCCTTTGGCACCTGAAAATGAAAAGGCTTTCAAAATGCTACTCTAGAGGGAGATTCTTAGATcagaacatttattttaataatgttaTTACTTTGACACTACCTTGGATTTCACATGGTTAAATTAACCTAAGAGGCCATAAAAAAACAACCTGATGAAGCATTCTGTCACCTCCTTGGTTACTGCAATTTCTTTGAGGTGGTGATATAGTAGAATCTGTTAACATGGCTTATAAGTGTGTTGTAAATGTCATCTAAGTTATTCATGTCAAATATTAAGGGTATTCACCACAGGTTAAGATTTGCAAGTCAGCCCATACTAGTTAAGCAGTTTACCATGGCATAACTTGGAAAATATGTATTATGAAAATTTCACTACTCATTTATCAGGTTGTGACATGCTGTTGAGTCCAGCTGTGCCTTAGACCTCATAGCATGTTGATAGCACTTTcagtacaaaaagaaaaaaggcacacCAACTAAATTAACTAAGGTCAACTTCAAGTCTGCTTTTTTTTAGACTTAAAATTAGAATTCCCCCataaagatacatatatgtgaagCTCTATCTAGGTACCAAATACATTGGGCTTAATCTTTAGTATTCACCTTGAGTGTAGGTTGCAATCAGTTAACCTTTCCTGTTATATTGAGGATGGGAGAGGGAGCTAAATTTTGAGTttaaaaaacttggaaaaaaaaccaattacTAATGACTTTCTCTCATTGACTAAAGTTATAGGCAACCAGTGGACAAAGTTGGTTTGTGTATTAATGAAAATGGTAAACAAGGAAGTGGCTTTTACTGCCTCCTAGCCCCTCACTTGGATAACATCTGG
This window contains:
- the SERP1 gene encoding stress-associated endoplasmic reticulum protein 1 codes for the protein MVAKQRIRMANEKHSKNITQRGNVAKTSRNAPEEKASVGPWLLALFIFVVCGSAIFQIIQSIRMGM